The following coding sequences lie in one Leucobacter allii genomic window:
- a CDS encoding O-acetylhomoserine aminocarboxypropyltransferase/cysteine synthase family protein has translation MSDHRFGFRTRALHAGGTPDASTGARAVPIYQTTSFVFDDAKDAANLFALQKYGNIYSRIGNPTVAALEERIASLEGGIGAVATASGMSAEFITFAALVGHGDHIVASAQLYGGTVTQLDVTLRRFGVDTSFVASADPEEFRKAIRANTKVLYVEAIGNPGGEIADLEGLAAVAHEAGIPLVVDATLATPYLLRPIEHGADIVIHSVTKFLGGHGTTLGGIVVEAGTFDWGNGKFPAMTEPVDSYGGIRWWDNFGEYGFLTKLRSEQLRDIGPSLSPQAAFNLLQGVETLPQRIDAHVANARLVAEWLASDPRVSFVTWAGLDGHPHQDRAQKYFPLGPGSVFAFGVRPSGDFASEAERLQAARSTGEKLIESLQLASHLANIGDARTLVIHPGSTTHQQLTPEQLEAAGVPADLIRISVGIEDPEDIIWDLDQALTLATGAQR, from the coding sequence ATGAGCGATCACCGTTTCGGGTTCCGCACCCGGGCCCTCCACGCGGGGGGCACCCCCGACGCGAGCACCGGCGCGCGCGCCGTGCCCATCTACCAGACGACCTCCTTCGTGTTCGACGACGCGAAGGACGCCGCGAACCTCTTCGCCCTGCAGAAGTACGGCAACATCTACTCGCGCATCGGCAACCCGACGGTCGCGGCGCTCGAGGAGCGCATCGCCTCCCTCGAGGGCGGGATCGGGGCCGTCGCGACCGCGAGCGGCATGTCCGCCGAGTTCATCACCTTCGCGGCGCTCGTGGGCCACGGCGACCACATCGTCGCCTCAGCGCAGCTGTACGGCGGCACGGTGACGCAGCTCGACGTCACGCTGCGCCGCTTCGGCGTCGACACGAGCTTCGTCGCGAGCGCCGACCCCGAGGAGTTCCGGAAGGCGATCCGCGCGAACACGAAGGTGCTCTACGTCGAGGCGATCGGCAACCCGGGCGGTGAGATCGCCGACCTCGAGGGGCTCGCGGCCGTCGCGCACGAGGCGGGCATCCCGCTCGTCGTCGACGCGACGCTCGCGACGCCCTACCTCCTGCGCCCCATCGAGCACGGCGCCGACATCGTCATCCACTCCGTCACGAAATTCCTCGGCGGCCACGGCACCACCCTCGGCGGCATCGTGGTCGAGGCCGGGACGTTCGACTGGGGCAACGGCAAGTTCCCCGCGATGACCGAGCCGGTCGACTCCTACGGCGGCATCAGGTGGTGGGACAACTTCGGCGAGTACGGCTTCCTCACGAAGCTCCGCAGCGAGCAGCTGCGCGACATCGGGCCGTCGCTCAGCCCCCAGGCGGCCTTCAACCTGCTGCAGGGCGTCGAGACGCTGCCGCAGCGCATCGACGCGCACGTCGCGAACGCGCGCCTCGTCGCCGAGTGGCTCGCGAGCGATCCGCGCGTGTCCTTCGTCACCTGGGCCGGTCTCGACGGCCACCCGCACCAGGACCGGGCGCAGAAGTACTTCCCGCTCGGCCCCGGATCGGTGTTCGCCTTCGGCGTGAGGCCCTCCGGCGACTTCGCCTCGGAGGCGGAGCGGCTGCAGGCCGCCCGCAGCACGGGCGAGAAGCTCATCGAATCCCTGCAGCTCGCGAGCCACCTGGCGAACATCGGGGACGCGCGCACCCTCGTCATCCATCCCGGCTCGACCACGCACCAGCAGCTCACCCCCGAGCAGCTGGAGGCGGCCGGCGTGCCGGCCGACCTCATCCGCATCTCGGTGGGCATCGAGGACCCGGAGGACATCATCTGGGATCTGGATCAGGCCCTCACCCTCGCGACAGGAGCACAGCGATGA
- a CDS encoding CoA-binding protein, which produces MLGRASSIAIVGASSNPARASYFVGTYLLSSSPYQVYFVNPRADEILGRRAYASLADLPVVPDIVDVFRRDEDLPDVAREAVAVGAKALWLQLGSWNEEAAAIAEEGGLDVVMDRCVKIEHARFHGGLHLAGFDTGVISSKRQVVAR; this is translated from the coding sequence ATCCTCGGCCGCGCGTCATCCATCGCGATCGTGGGCGCGTCGAGCAATCCGGCGCGCGCGAGCTATTTCGTCGGCACCTATCTGCTGTCGAGCTCGCCCTACCAGGTGTACTTCGTGAACCCGCGGGCCGACGAGATCCTCGGACGGCGGGCGTACGCCTCCCTCGCGGATCTCCCCGTGGTGCCCGACATCGTCGATGTGTTCCGCCGGGACGAGGATCTCCCCGACGTCGCCCGCGAGGCCGTCGCGGTCGGCGCGAAGGCGCTGTGGCTGCAGCTCGGATCCTGGAACGAGGAGGCCGCTGCCATCGCCGAGGAGGGCGGCCTCGATGTGGTGATGGATCGCTGCGTGAAGATCGAGCACGCCCGCTTCCACGGCGGGCTGCACCTCGCCGGCTTCGACACGGGCGTCATCTCCTCGAAGCGGCAGGTCGTCGCCCGCTGA
- a CDS encoding phosphosulfolactate phosphohydrolase — protein MRSQASYQVRLGWGSAALERLAESGIVVVVDAIEDPVGSAAAAGDAGPAAETDGAAPTSAADSLARRAAASPHAPAVFRASLRNATATARAVYAEQLARGGRTAINLVLVGEPDERTGTGTGTGTGGGAAARDTAAVAGGFAVEDYLAAGAIGDALSALGIDHTSPDLAVATEGFRPLTRALKHLVSASAAGLALAAADGRDAVHAAAALDADDDAHRVA, from the coding sequence ATGCGCTCCCAGGCCAGCTATCAGGTGCGACTCGGCTGGGGGAGCGCGGCGCTCGAGCGGCTCGCGGAGTCCGGGATCGTGGTCGTCGTGGATGCGATCGAGGATCCGGTCGGATCGGCTGCCGCCGCGGGCGATGCGGGCCCGGCCGCCGAGACGGACGGCGCCGCGCCGACCAGCGCCGCGGACAGCCTCGCGCGCCGCGCCGCCGCGTCGCCGCACGCTCCGGCGGTCTTCCGGGCCTCACTGCGGAACGCGACGGCGACGGCCCGCGCCGTCTACGCGGAGCAGCTCGCCCGCGGCGGGCGCACCGCGATCAACCTCGTGCTCGTGGGCGAGCCGGATGAGCGCACCGGCACCGGCACCGGCACCGGCACCGGCGGCGGCGCTGCTGCGCGCGACACCGCTGCCGTCGCCGGCGGTTTCGCCGTCGAGGACTACCTCGCCGCCGGGGCGATCGGCGACGCGCTCTCGGCGCTCGGGATCGACCACACCTCGCCCGACCTCGCCGTCGCGACCGAGGGATTCCGGCCGCTCACGCGGGCGCTGAAGCACCTGGTCTCCGCGAGTGCCGCGGGGCTCGCGCTCGCCGCCGCCGACGGCCGGGACGCGGTGCATGCGGCTGCGGCGCTCGACGCGGACGACGACGCCCACCGCGTCGCCTGA
- the msrB gene encoding peptide-methionine (R)-S-oxide reductase MsrB translates to MAYDVSKSEEEWRAELGAEQYEVLRNAGTERAWTGELLDEDRAGFYTCAGCGNELFVSGTKFDSHCGWPSFYESVRPDAVELLEDTSHGMVRTEVRCARCGGHLGHVFPDGFGTPTGNRYCMNSLSLNFTPAESEAGDGSETPAS, encoded by the coding sequence ATGGCATACGACGTCTCGAAGTCCGAAGAGGAATGGCGCGCGGAGCTCGGCGCGGAGCAGTACGAGGTGCTGCGCAACGCGGGCACGGAGCGCGCGTGGACGGGTGAGCTGCTCGATGAGGATCGCGCCGGCTTCTACACCTGCGCCGGCTGCGGCAACGAGCTCTTCGTGAGCGGCACCAAGTTCGACTCGCACTGCGGCTGGCCGAGCTTCTACGAGTCGGTGCGGCCCGACGCGGTGGAACTGCTCGAGGACACTTCGCACGGCATGGTGCGCACGGAGGTCCGCTGCGCACGCTGCGGCGGACACCTCGGCCACGTATTCCCCGACGGCTTCGGCACGCCCACCGGCAACCGCTACTGCATGAACTCGCTCTCGCTGAACTTCACCCCGGCGGAGTCCGAGGCGGGCGACGGATCCGAGACCCCCGCCTCCTGA
- a CDS encoding LLM class flavin-dependent oxidoreductase: MSAAAQPPQHIRLNAFDMNCVAHQSSGLWRHPDDRSWNYKDIGYWTELARIAERGLFDSIFIADVLGTYDVYGGDDVAAIRNGAQVPVNDPVQLAAVMAAVTEHVGFGITAGTAFEHPVPFARRLSTLDHLTRGRVGWNVVTGYLPSAARNLGQADQLEHDQRYDHADEYLEVVYKLLEGSWEDDAVVRDRERGVFAEPDKVHHIGHRGTHFTVPGIHLSEPSPQRTPLVFQAGASPRGIAFAARHAEAVFIAAPTNAVAKRSVDAIRAALVDAGRSPDAAKIYLLLTVIVDETDELARRKHEDYLSYVSPEGALTFLSGWMGVDLSRYELDEPLGNVQSNAIQSTVAAFQEENDEGRVWTIRDMVERNGIAGLGATVVGSAATVADEMQRIVAETGVDGFNLAYAITPGTFEDVVEHVVPELQRRGVYPTEYAPGTLRDRLFGAGDRLPEDHRGARYRVGGPLSTIDDSIRNTPAVAVAG, encoded by the coding sequence GTGTCCGCAGCAGCGCAGCCCCCGCAGCACATCAGGCTCAACGCCTTCGATATGAACTGCGTCGCCCATCAGAGCTCGGGACTGTGGCGGCACCCCGATGACCGGTCCTGGAACTACAAGGACATCGGGTACTGGACGGAGCTCGCGCGCATCGCGGAGCGGGGGCTCTTCGACAGCATCTTCATCGCCGACGTGCTCGGCACCTACGACGTCTACGGCGGCGACGACGTCGCCGCGATCCGCAACGGCGCGCAGGTCCCCGTCAACGACCCGGTGCAGCTCGCCGCGGTGATGGCCGCCGTGACCGAGCACGTGGGGTTCGGGATCACGGCGGGCACGGCGTTCGAGCATCCGGTGCCCTTCGCCCGGCGGCTCTCCACCCTCGACCATCTCACGAGGGGCCGCGTCGGCTGGAACGTCGTGACGGGCTACCTGCCGTCGGCCGCGCGGAACCTCGGCCAGGCGGACCAGCTCGAGCACGACCAGCGCTACGACCACGCCGACGAGTACCTCGAGGTCGTCTACAAGCTGCTCGAGGGCTCGTGGGAGGATGACGCGGTCGTCCGGGATCGCGAGCGCGGGGTGTTCGCCGAGCCCGACAAGGTGCACCACATCGGCCACCGGGGGACGCACTTCACCGTGCCGGGGATCCACCTCTCCGAGCCCTCCCCGCAACGCACGCCGCTCGTCTTCCAGGCCGGGGCCTCGCCCCGTGGCATCGCATTCGCGGCGCGCCACGCCGAGGCCGTCTTCATCGCCGCGCCCACGAACGCGGTCGCCAAGCGCAGCGTCGACGCGATCCGCGCCGCCCTCGTGGACGCCGGCCGCTCCCCCGACGCGGCCAAGATCTACCTGCTGCTCACGGTGATCGTCGACGAGACCGACGAGCTCGCGCGGCGCAAGCACGAGGACTACCTCTCCTACGTGAGCCCCGAGGGCGCGCTCACCTTCCTCTCGGGGTGGATGGGTGTCGACCTGTCCCGCTACGAGCTCGACGAGCCGCTCGGCAACGTGCAGAGCAACGCGATCCAGTCGACCGTGGCCGCGTTCCAGGAGGAGAACGACGAGGGGCGGGTCTGGACGATCCGCGACATGGTGGAGCGCAACGGCATCGCGGGCCTCGGGGCGACGGTCGTCGGCTCCGCCGCGACGGTGGCCGACGAGATGCAGCGGATCGTGGCGGAGACCGGTGTCGACGGCTTCAACCTCGCGTACGCGATCACCCCCGGAACCTTCGAGGACGTCGTCGAGCACGTCGTCCCCGAACTGCAGCGTCGTGGCGTCTACCCGACCGAGTACGCGCCCGGCACGCTGCGCGACCGGCTCTTCGGCGCCGGCGATCGGCTTCCGGAGGATCACCGGGGTGCGCGGTACCGGGTCGGCGGACCGCTCTCGACGATCGACGACTCGATCCGGAACACCCCCGCGGTGGCCGTCGCCGGGTGA
- a CDS encoding Ppx/GppA phosphatase family protein: MRLGVIDVGSNTVHLLVVDAHPGASPVPYHSQRSVLRLMRYLDADGAIAEEGVRRIVDAVRESAEAAREVGVDDLISTATSAIREAANGEEVLARVTRETGVVLRVLSGEDEARITMLAVRRWLGWSAGEILLFDIGGGSFEIAQGADEYPDVQVSLPLGAGRSTINFLAEDPPPREAVSRLRAHARAEFTRVRDEIFADRPRPTRVVGTSKTIRSLARLVGGPPDPITGDLAQLHYVGLREWEPSLREMPGSVREYLPGITPERGYQIMAGAIVLRTAMKVFGVDTLTISPWALREGIVLRYIDALDGRGAEPVRRAAR; this comes from the coding sequence ATGCGTCTCGGAGTGATCGACGTCGGATCCAACACCGTCCACCTGCTGGTCGTGGACGCGCACCCGGGCGCGAGCCCCGTGCCGTACCACTCGCAGCGCTCGGTGCTGCGGCTCATGCGCTATCTCGACGCCGATGGCGCGATCGCCGAGGAGGGCGTGCGCCGCATCGTCGACGCGGTCCGCGAGTCGGCGGAGGCGGCGCGCGAGGTGGGCGTCGACGACCTCATCTCCACGGCCACGAGCGCGATCCGGGAGGCCGCGAACGGCGAGGAGGTCCTCGCCCGCGTGACCCGCGAGACGGGCGTCGTGCTGCGCGTGCTCTCCGGCGAGGACGAGGCGCGGATCACGATGCTCGCCGTGCGGCGCTGGCTCGGCTGGTCGGCGGGGGAGATCCTGCTGTTCGACATCGGCGGCGGCTCCTTCGAGATCGCCCAGGGCGCCGATGAGTACCCCGATGTGCAGGTGTCGCTGCCGCTCGGGGCCGGGCGTTCGACCATCAACTTCCTCGCCGAGGATCCGCCCCCGCGGGAGGCCGTCTCCCGCCTGCGCGCCCACGCCCGCGCCGAGTTCACGCGCGTGCGCGACGAGATCTTCGCGGATCGCCCGCGCCCCACGCGCGTCGTCGGCACCTCGAAGACGATCCGATCCCTCGCCCGGCTCGTCGGCGGACCGCCCGACCCGATCACGGGCGATCTCGCCCAGCTCCACTACGTCGGCCTGCGCGAGTGGGAGCCGTCGCTGCGCGAGATGCCGGGCAGCGTGCGCGAGTACCTCCCGGGCATCACCCCCGAGCGCGGCTACCAGATCATGGCCGGGGCGATCGTGCTGCGTACGGCGATGAAGGTGTTCGGCGTCGACACGCTCACGATCTCGCCGTGGGCGCTCCGCGAGGGGATCGTGCTGCGCTACATCGACGCGCTCGACGGCCGCGGCGCCGAACCGGTGCGGCGCGCGGCGCGCTGA
- a CDS encoding GntR family transcriptional regulator, producing MSEGDARTAGGETAPQGRALGAPEWPRLFRVDAGSDAPPYRQLHDAAVHAIAAGTLRPGQRLPTIRALAGELGLAVNTVAAAYKALEAAGVVEGRGRAGTFVALGEDPVIAAARRIALEAAAGLRELGIDAGQARRILVEAVTD from the coding sequence ATGAGCGAGGGCGACGCACGGACGGCCGGTGGGGAGACGGCGCCGCAGGGGCGGGCGCTCGGGGCGCCGGAATGGCCGCGGCTCTTCCGTGTCGATGCGGGGAGCGACGCGCCGCCGTACCGGCAGCTGCACGACGCCGCGGTGCACGCGATCGCCGCGGGAACGCTGCGGCCGGGGCAGCGTCTGCCGACCATCCGCGCCCTCGCCGGCGAGCTCGGGCTGGCGGTGAACACGGTCGCCGCCGCCTACAAGGCGCTCGAGGCCGCCGGGGTCGTGGAGGGCCGCGGTCGCGCCGGCACCTTCGTCGCGCTCGGCGAGGATCCCGTCATCGCGGCGGCGCGCCGGATCGCCCTCGAGGCGGCCGCCGGGCTGCGGGAGCTCGGGATCGATGCCGGGCAGGCGCGACGGATCCTCGTGGAGGCCGTCACCGACTGA
- the deoC gene encoding deoxyribose-phosphate aldolase — MTLTKTAFLAAADHTLLAPGTTRAELAAFLRDAHGLGVPRVCVSPSLLPIDPELLGELEVVAVVGFPSGAHAAAVKAAEAARAVADGAREIDMVVNRGLARAGDLAGVETEIRAVREAVPGRVLKVILESAALSNAEIIGVCRAAEAAGADFVKTSTGFDPAGGASLDAVRLMASAVDGRLGVKASGGIRTAEAVRAFAAAGATRFGVSGTAAILAGWDDPAAGATAEREPAGY, encoded by the coding sequence ATGACGCTCACGAAGACGGCGTTCCTCGCCGCGGCCGACCACACCCTGCTCGCTCCGGGGACGACCCGGGCGGAGCTCGCGGCGTTCCTCCGGGACGCGCACGGGCTCGGGGTGCCGCGGGTGTGCGTGAGCCCCTCGCTGCTGCCGATCGACCCCGAGCTGCTCGGGGAGCTCGAGGTGGTCGCGGTCGTCGGCTTCCCCTCCGGGGCGCACGCAGCCGCGGTGAAGGCGGCCGAGGCGGCGCGCGCCGTCGCGGATGGCGCCCGTGAGATCGACATGGTCGTGAACCGCGGGCTCGCCCGCGCGGGCGACCTCGCCGGGGTCGAGACGGAGATCCGCGCCGTGCGCGAGGCCGTGCCCGGCCGGGTGCTCAAGGTGATCCTCGAGTCCGCGGCGCTCTCGAACGCCGAGATCATCGGCGTCTGCCGCGCCGCGGAGGCCGCCGGCGCAGACTTCGTCAAGACGTCCACGGGCTTCGACCCGGCGGGAGGAGCGAGCCTCGACGCCGTGCGCCTCATGGCGAGCGCGGTCGACGGGCGCCTCGGGGTGAAGGCCTCGGGCGGCATCCGCACGGCCGAGGCCGTGCGGGCCTTCGCCGCGGCCGGCGCCACCCGCTTCGGCGTGTCCGGCACCGCCGCGATCCTCGCCGGCTGGGACGATCCGGCGGCCGGGGCGACCGCGGAGCGGGAACCGGCCGGGTACTGA